Within Bradymonas sediminis, the genomic segment CATGGTGTTGGTCTCGCGGCGCGCGGCGATGCCGGTGTCCGCGTCGACCGTGTTGACCCAATCCTCAATCGTGGCCAGCGGGGACTCCCCGGTGCCGCTGGGGTGGTAGGCCTCGACCTCCGGAAGTCGCAGCGGAAGCTGCTCTTCGGGCAGCGCCACGGTCTCGCCGTCTTCGCGGTGGATGATGGGGAAGGGCTCGCCCCAGTAGCGCTGGCGGCTGAAGAGCCAGTCGCGCAATTTATAGTTGATGGTCGCCGCGCCTTTGCCTTCGGCTTCCAGCCACGCGGTGATCTTCTCTTTGGCCTCGGCCACCGACAACCCGTTGAGCTGCCCGGAGTTCACCAACTCGCCGTCGCCGCTATAGGCTTCTTCGGCGATGTCGCCGCCGGAGATGACCTGGCGAATCGCGATGTCGTATTTGGTCGCGAACTCAAAATCGCGCTGGTCGTGGGCCGGGACCGCCATGATGGCGCCGGTGCCGTAGCTGATCAGCACGTAGTCAGCCACCCAGATCGGGATCTTCTCGTCGTTGACCGGGTTGATGGCGTAGGCGCCGGTGAAGACACCGGTCTTATCTTTTTGAAGCTCACTTCGCTCCAGCTCGCTCTTGGTCGCGGCGGCCGTGCAATACGCCTGAACTTCGGCTTTGCGCGCGTCGGCGGTGATCGTGTCGACCAGCGGGTGCTCCGGCGACAGCACCATATAGGTCGCGCCGAAGAGGGTGTCCGGGCGCGTGGTGAAGACACGCACATTGGCGTCAAGGCCGCCGGTGCTGTCGGGGTCCACCTTGAAATCAACCTCGGCGCCGCGCGACTTCCCAATCCAGTGGCGCTGCATGTCGCTGAGGTGGTCGGGCCAGTTGAGATCATCGAGGTCATCGAGCAGACGATCCGCGTATTTGGTGATCGCCAGCATCCACTGGCGCATCGGCTTGCGCACCACCGGGTGCCCGCCGCGCTCGCTCTTGCCGTCGATCACTTCTTCGTTGGCCAGCACCGTGCCGAGCGCGGGGCACCAGTTGACCGGAACCTCGGCCACGTAGGCCAGACCCTTCTTATAGAGCTGCAAGAAGATCCACTGGGTCCACTTATAATAGCCGGGATCGGTGGTGTTGATCTCGCGGCTCCAATCGTAGCTAAACCCGAGGGCCTTGAGTTGGCGCTTAAAGGTCGCGATATTCTCGGCCGTCTTCACGCTCGGGTGCGTCCCGGTCTGGATCGCGTATTGCTCGGCCGGCAGGCCAAACGCATCCCAGCCCATCGGATGAAGCACATTGAAGCCGCGGGCGCGCTTAAAACGCGCGACGATATCGGTGGCCGTATAGCCCTCGACGTGGCCGACGTGCAGACCCGAGCCCGAGGGATAGGGGAACATGTCCAGGACATAGTATTTGGGCTTGCCGGGCTGCGCCTCGACCCGGAAGGTTTCGTTATTCTCCCAGTATGCTTGCCATTTCGATTCGATTTGATTGGGGCGGTAGTCAGTCATAGTAGAGTCGCTTTAATAAAAGGGTTTCAGCCAGATGTAGTCCCGGCAGATGTAATTCATGCGGGCGAGGTGTTCAAGCGATGACTTGCTTTAAATAACGCGTCGAGCGGAGGGGGGCGCCGGGAATCTTGGGCGGCGGGGTCAATTCGGCGGGGCAAAGCGCAACTTCGGCCCGGTAGTCCGGGGGGATATCGCTCTTTCGGGGCGCACAAATTCTGCCTGGCCGCTGGGGCGCGGGGGGGCATCGGTTTGCGGCATCTATTTAAGGCGCGGCCCGATTTCGGGCGACAAGCTCCGGCTTCGCGGGGGCGGGGCGGGGAGATTGAGCAGCGCCTCGGTCGCCGCCTGGGCGCTGGCGAAGCGGTCGGCTGGGTCCTTGCGCATCAATTGATGGAGCCAGGATTGGAGCGTGGCGGGCACTTCGAAGTCCGGGCAAAACGGCCCCGCAGGGGTGTTGAGGTGGGCCTGGGTGAGCGGGATAAATCCATCGCTGCCGAAGGGCGGGCGCCCGGTGGCGACCGCGTAGATGGTGCAGCCCAGGGCGTATAGATCGGTCCACGGGCCGATATTCTCGGTTTCGCCGCGGATCTGCTCCGGGGCGGAGTATTCGGGGGAGCCGCGATATTCGCGGGGGCAGGCGCCCGCGGTGCGCGGCGTGGCGGCGGTCAATTGGGCGATCCCAAAGTCGATCAACTTGTACGCAGGCGCGCTCGCGGGGCTAGAAAATCGCAGGATATTTGCGGGCTTTATATCGCAATGAATGATCTGCTTTGCGTGCAGATAATCCAGCGCGCCCAGGACCTGCAGGAGCAGCGCACGCACCGCGCCCCAGCTTGCCAGGCGCGGCGTGTCGGCGCAGGAGTTCTCGGCCATCTCCATCGCGAGGACCGGGGTTCCGTCGAGCGTTTCGGTGTCGTAGACGGTCACGATGCCCGGGTGAGACAGCGTTTTGAGCAGCGCGAGTTCGTATTCGAACTCGCGCCGCCTCCAGGCGACGTCTTTGGTGGCGTTGGAGAGTTTTTTGAGTGCAATCGGGTAGTGGTATACGCTATGGGTGCCGCGCCAGACCTCACCGATGCTGCCGTGTGCGATGATTTCCGAGAGTGATACGTCGCCAATGCGCAGAGTTATTTTCATAATTTGACTTTAATGGGTCGCGTTAGTTGTCGTATCGTAGAACGCGAGCCGGATGGATGAGCCAAGCCATATCGGTCGGTACCAATAATAAACGCATTTGCGCGCGCGAAAACGGCGGCGCAGCATGGAGGTCAGCATCTTCTGTGTTAAAGTGCCGGCGCAGTTGATTGAACGCGCTGAGTCTAATTTTCGATAGGAAAGCATATGATAGAAGTTCGCAGGGTATCCATTTTTCGCGCGCTGCTTTGTTGCGTCTTTTCGCTGGGCGTCATGGCAGGGTGTGCAGAGGGGGATTCGGGTGATTGGGAGACCGAGGAGGTCGACAAAGGCCAGGATGAAGAGCAGGGCGAGTATTGCGAGGACCAGGATGGCGATGGCTTTCTGGGGATCACCGCGCGATGCCCCCGCGGCACCGATTGCAACGACCTCGACGCCAATATTAACACGAAGGCCACCGAGATCTGTGGCGATGGAATCGACAATGACTGCCGAAACGGCGACGCCCCGTGCGAGCGGGAGTGTGTTGACGCCGATGGCGACGGCTACGGCGATGGCCCCGGGTGTTTAGGGCTCGATTGCGACGACACCAACGCCGCGATCAACCCCGGCGCGCGCGAGATTTGTGGCAACGAGATCGATGAAAATTGCGACGGAGCCGACGAAGCGTGCCCGGTCAATTGCACCGACCTCGACGGCGATGGATACGGCCCGGCCGGGCAGAACTCGGATTGCCCGTTGCAGGGCGATGACTGTGACGACTCGGACGCGTCGCGAAACCCGGGCGCCCAGGAAGTCTGCAACGGCGTCGACGACAATTGTGACGGCCAGGTTGACGAGTGTGAGCAGACCGGCGCGGAGTGCTCCGGGACCTCGGCCTCCGACGCCTGTGTGGTCCAGATCGGCGCGAGCTGCAGCACGAACGCGGAGTGCGAGAGCCCGGCGCGCTGCGACTCCCAGGTCTGGGAGTGCCGTCTTCCGGTCGGCGAGAGCTGCACGATCACGGATGACTGCCTGGCCGGATATGTCTGCAATGGCGGCGTGTGCAGCGGTGAGTTTTGTGACCTTAATACCTGCTCGGGGGACTTCGGCTATTGCTCTTCGGAAGCCGAGCGCTGCGTCGAGTGTAACCCGGATGCGGCCGGCGACGGCGGATGCCCGGGCACCCAGACCTGCTCCTTTCAGGGGTTTTGCGCCGACGCGCTGTTGATCGCGGACGCGGATCCGGTCCCCGGTCATCCCGCAGTGCGCAACGACATCTACGCGCTGTCATTGGCCGTGGCGGATTGCTGGATCGATTATCGACACGCAGACCGCGATGAGCTCTGCCAGATCTTGTACCTGGGCGACGACGTCGGCCCCATCACCGAGGAGGATATGAAGAGCGCGTTTGTCGATGGGCACCTGAATTTCATCGACGCGGATCGCCACGAGGCGCTCGACGACCTCTGGGGAGAGGGCTTCTGGAATGTGAAGAATATTCACTGGCGCAGCGAGCCACAGCCGGGCAGCTTTTTGGAGTATTGCGTCTGGTATGACACCAAGAATCGCGACGAGGTGATCGTCGAGAATTGCTCGGAGTTCTCGCCCTGATCGCGGTGAGCAACGCGAGTTAGAAGAAAGCCGCAGGGCGCGTATTCTCGACGAATATCGCGCCCTGCGGCTTTTTTGTGGTGTTGCGCTCTGGCGGCTCCCCACACGCCTTCAGGGGCGTGGCGAGTCGATGGAGTCGGTCGAGAGCTTCGCGGTGCTGCGCATCTCACGATGCGGCGCTAGGGGACCGGGTTGCTCGGCGCTTCGCTTCGGCGGCGCCGTGTTCAGCGAGGCGCGCATGCGGGTGAAGAGCTCGTCAATGCGCCCAGTCGACACGTTGAGCTTATGGCCGATGCGATAGACCAGGTCGGTCTGCTCCTGATTTGCGCCGCTGCAGAATGTGGTCACGATGGCCAGGCAGAGCGCGTGAAATTGAGTGGTCGGCGCTCTGAGCCGGCTGCAGGCCGACACCAGCAGGATGCCGAAGGCGCGCGGGTGGGCAAAGAGGCGACGGATGCGGAATTCGCAGC encodes:
- a CDS encoding putative metal-binding motif-containing protein, which translates into the protein MAGCAEGDSGDWETEEVDKGQDEEQGEYCEDQDGDGFLGITARCPRGTDCNDLDANINTKATEICGDGIDNDCRNGDAPCERECVDADGDGYGDGPGCLGLDCDDTNAAINPGAREICGNEIDENCDGADEACPVNCTDLDGDGYGPAGQNSDCPLQGDDCDDSDASRNPGAQEVCNGVDDNCDGQVDECEQTGAECSGTSASDACVVQIGASCSTNAECESPARCDSQVWECRLPVGESCTITDDCLAGYVCNGGVCSGEFCDLNTCSGDFGYCSSEAERCVECNPDAAGDGGCPGTQTCSFQGFCADALLIADADPVPGHPAVRNDIYALSLAVADCWIDYRHADRDELCQILYLGDDVGPITEEDMKSAFVDGHLNFIDADRHEALDDLWGEGFWNVKNIHWRSEPQPGSFLEYCVWYDTKNRDEVIVENCSEFSP
- the leuS gene encoding leucine--tRNA ligase, which codes for MTDYRPNQIESKWQAYWENNETFRVEAQPGKPKYYVLDMFPYPSGSGLHVGHVEGYTATDIVARFKRARGFNVLHPMGWDAFGLPAEQYAIQTGTHPSVKTAENIATFKRQLKALGFSYDWSREINTTDPGYYKWTQWIFLQLYKKGLAYVAEVPVNWCPALGTVLANEEVIDGKSERGGHPVVRKPMRQWMLAITKYADRLLDDLDDLNWPDHLSDMQRHWIGKSRGAEVDFKVDPDSTGGLDANVRVFTTRPDTLFGATYMVLSPEHPLVDTITADARKAEVQAYCTAAATKSELERSELQKDKTGVFTGAYAINPVNDEKIPIWVADYVLISYGTGAIMAVPAHDQRDFEFATKYDIAIRQVISGGDIAEEAYSGDGELVNSGQLNGLSVAEAKEKITAWLEAEGKGAATINYKLRDWLFSRQRYWGEPFPIIHREDGETVALPEEQLPLRLPEVEAYHPSGTGESPLATIEDWVNTVDADTGIAARRETNTMPQWAGSCWYYLRYLDPKNDEEPWAQDKEKYWMPVDLYVGGAEHAVLHLLYARFWHKVLYDIGVVSTKEPFERVVNQGMILGRTYRYWEKADGTVLDKAGADALSDDEQDSLKEVVIAPADVRWADDAPMHPEHDIVLDQLSEKMSKSRGNVVNPDDVIQEYGADSLRLYEMFLGPLEQTKPWDPRGVNGVHRFLSRIWRLVVEKDMSEAEDAAQAEPKLSSHILDFEPTGDELKELHKTIMQVSEHTEALRFNTAIAQMMAFVNFLYKLDDVSRQSVESLVIMLSPFAPHIAEEIWSILGHDASISLAEWPDYDESLTREDSVEMAVQIMGKVRGTIEVPVDADQDTVVAAAHADENIARYLDGQQIRKIIYVPGRILNFVISK
- a CDS encoding serine/threonine-protein kinase, with the protein product MKITLRIGDVSLSEIIAHGSIGEVWRGTHSVYHYPIALKKLSNATKDVAWRRREFEYELALLKTLSHPGIVTVYDTETLDGTPVLAMEMAENSCADTPRLASWGAVRALLLQVLGALDYLHAKQIIHCDIKPANILRFSSPASAPAYKLIDFGIAQLTAATPRTAGACPREYRGSPEYSAPEQIRGETENIGPWTDLYALGCTIYAVATGRPPFGSDGFIPLTQAHLNTPAGPFCPDFEVPATLQSWLHQLMRKDPADRFASAQAATEALLNLPAPPPRSRSLSPEIGPRLK